A genomic segment from Candidatus Cloacimonadota bacterium encodes:
- a CDS encoding DegT/DnrJ/EryC1/StrS family aminotransferase: protein MIPYYNPHFGFLDLIRTMFCLGTEAKLAEEFRDLTGKKYILFTSSCRSALYLAYKAIGRNGVVHTSPLTCKVALLPILATDNEICFNDVRQNDWTLDPNAVKDRITKDSIAIQAIHFGGFPCDMQALRGIADENRLVLIEDCAQGYGSSYDGVSTGKLGDISCFTLTKNLFSLGGGVFATDNKEWYLRAKELQQSFASESTAKIAYRVFMALITTYRAKPGLENLYQFVKRKVKASEAGDYLMLLEKELTKPAKLYLKSCWSRWSTIQALVEIRKEAAKSLLNEVGVSNELKQSNPLSDSSYTKLFVMSGKDSKESILELNEHGIEAMHLEHKHQVRYQGKLLSFADPNLPYCNLKAYECIHDRLLSLPVVQTAYSKSKHTQLFNAMRMNNE, encoded by the coding sequence TGAGGAATTCAGGGATTTAACCGGCAAGAAGTATATTCTCTTCACTTCCTCATGCAGGAGTGCATTATACCTTGCTTATAAGGCTATCGGAAGAAACGGAGTGGTTCATACCAGCCCTCTTACTTGTAAGGTTGCACTCCTACCGATTCTTGCAACAGATAACGAAATTTGCTTTAATGACGTCAGACAAAATGATTGGACTTTAGATCCCAATGCCGTAAAAGATCGTATAACAAAAGACAGCATAGCTATTCAGGCTATTCATTTCGGTGGATTCCCGTGCGACATGCAAGCTCTGAGGGGAATTGCCGATGAAAACAGACTTGTTTTGATAGAAGACTGTGCCCAAGGGTATGGTTCAAGCTATGATGGTGTTTCTACTGGGAAATTGGGTGATATATCTTGTTTTACATTAACAAAGAACCTTTTCAGTTTGGGTGGCGGTGTTTTCGCGACCGACAACAAGGAATGGTATCTGAGGGCGAAGGAATTGCAGCAGAGCTTCGCTTCTGAAAGTACAGCCAAAATAGCTTACAGGGTTTTCATGGCTCTGATTACTACTTATCGTGCGAAACCAGGACTTGAGAACCTGTATCAGTTCGTTAAAAGGAAGGTAAAAGCATCAGAGGCTGGTGATTATCTCATGCTACTTGAGAAGGAGCTTACCAAGCCGGCCAAGTTATACTTGAAGAGTTGCTGGTCTAGATGGAGCACAATTCAAGCCCTTGTTGAGATTAGGAAAGAAGCCGCCAAATCTTTGTTGAATGAAGTGGGTGTATCCAATGAACTAAAACAAAGCAATCCATTATCTGATTCATCATACACCAAACTATTTGTTATGTCGGGAAAGGATTCAAAAGAAAGCATACTAGAATTGAATGAACATGGTATCGAAGCAATGCATTTAGAGCATAAGCATCAGGTGAGATACCAAGGTAAGCTTTTATCTTTTGCTGATCCAAATCTCCCATATTGTAATCTGAAAGCATATGAATGCATCCACGATAGATTACTAAGTCTTCCGGTTGTACAAACAGCTTACTCCAAAAGCAAGCATACACAGCTATTTAACGCTATGAGAATGAATAATGAATAA